Proteins from a genomic interval of Rosa chinensis cultivar Old Blush chromosome 2, RchiOBHm-V2, whole genome shotgun sequence:
- the LOC112183982 gene encoding F-box/FBD/LRR-repeat protein At1g13780 has translation MALELPDLVIHQILQFLPTKSAVRLSFLSKQWEGVWSSAPIIDFDEGGEDGNNNLSQHKRFVKNILSRYLEFLVEKEKEKQGLEKFKLHMTRYLSGDASIVTKLLSSSFERGVKELDISLRVSKSQWDHWSGMKNYNNLSPMELINAKSAARIKNYYYFSRTALANAKSLTTLNLGSVRIKNISFKECSTSTCLLPSLKSMSLKKVHFDKEALFYLIRECSCIEYLSIISCSFKDGEFRVSSSSLKSLQVEHCDSFAIQVDDAVNLESLTIVSDIGPPQLPNFHSIILKDCFNLKCLHICAPQVKVFDLDGCHDVKGTIDAPLLDSITFKGYLSSKLSLKAPNLSMTRIVLFDKWDSEAATFNSRPWNHFTTLSNFLEEFGSSKTLDLYVSDFKALMFPKNFRKTLSSPIFPSLKKLYFSVKNPPRKMNKELSDSLYWMAPDVLFIKNLPWRIRHRPL, from the coding sequence ATGGCTTTAGAGTTGCCCGATCTTGTCATCCACCAAATCCTCCAATTCCTTCCCACTAAATCTGCTGTGCGCTTGAGCTTTCTTTCCAAGCAATGGGAAGGTGTATGGTCTTCGGCCCCAATAATAGATTTCGATGAGGGAGGTGAGGATGGAAACAACAACCTCAGCCAACATAAAAGGTTCGTCAAAAATATTCTGAGCAGGTATTTGGAATTCCTtgttgagaaagagaaagaaaaacaaggTTTAGAAAAATTCAAGCTTCACATGACAAGGTACTTATCTGGAGATGCTAGTATCGTAACCAAATTGTTGAGTTCTTCATTTGAGAGAGGCGTGAAAGAGTTAGATATCAGCCTTAGAGTAAGTAAATCACAGTGGGATCATTGGAGTGGCATGAAAAACTACAACAACTTGTCCCCGATGGAGCTTATCAATGCAAAATCTGCGGCCCGTATAAAAAACTACTACTACTTTTCTCGGACGGCTCTTGCCAATGCAAAATCCTTGACTACTCTAAATCTAGGGTCTGTTAGAATAAAGAACATTAGCTTTAAGGAATGCTCTACATCCACATGTCTTCTTCCCTCTTTGAAATCTATGTCTCTCAAGAAGgtccactttgacaaggaagCTCTCTTCTACTTGATCCGTGAGTGCTCTTGCATCGAATATTTGTCAATAATTTCATGTTCTTTCAAAGACGGTGAATTTCGGGTCTCGAGTTCTAGTCTCAAGTCTTTGCAAGTTGAGCATTGCGACTCTTTTGCAATTCAAGTTGATGACGCTGTGAATCTTGAATCTCTCACAATTGTTTCAGATATCGGTCCACCTCAACTTCCCAACTTCCATAGTATAATCTTGAAAGACTGCTTCAACTTGAAATGTTTGCACATATGTGCTCCGCAGGTGAAAGTATTCGATTTAGATGGATGCCATGATGTGAAAGGCACGATCGACGCTCCACTTCTAGATTCTATTACTTTCAAGGGTTACTTGAGTTCCAAACTTTCTCTCAAAGCTCCAAACTTGAGTATGACCCGCATCGTACTATTTGACAAATGGGACAGCGAAGCGGCCACTTTCAACAGCAGGCCATGGAACCATTTTACAACATTGAGcaattttcttgaagaatttggtAGCTCTAAAACTTTGGATCTTTATGTGAGTGATTTTAAGGCCCTTATGTTtccaaaaaatttcagaaagaccttgtcttctccaatattCCCAAGTCTCAAAAAGCTTTATTTCTCGGTGAAGAATCCTCCAAGAAAGATGAACAAAGAGTTGAGCGATTCGTTGTATTGGATGGCACCTGATGTGCTGTTCATTAAAAATCTACCCTGGAGAATCAGGCACAGACCTCTTTGA